Proteins found in one Bacillus subtilis subsp. subtilis str. 168 genomic segment:
- the yfmL gene encoding putative ATP-dependent RNA helicase (Evidence 3: Putative function from multiple computational evidences; PubMedId: 11976317; Product type e: enzyme) produces MTQTWPFLHNAQSFIQENWNASGFQKPTPVQEQAAQLIMDGKDVIAESPTGTGKTLAYALPVLERIKPEQKHPQAVILAPSRELVMQIFQVIQDWKAGSELRAASLIGGANVKKQVEKLKKHPHIIVGTPGRVFELIKAKKLKMHEVKTIVLDETDQLVLPEHRETMKQIIKTTLRDRQLLCFSATLKKETEDVLRELAQEPEVLKVQRSKAEAGKVKHQYLICDQRDKVKLLQKLSRLEGMQALVFVRDIGNLSVYAEKLAYHHVELGVLHSEAKKMERAKIIATFEDGEFPLLLATDIAARGLDIENLPYVIHADIPDEDGYVHRSGRTGRAGKEGNVLSLVTKLEESKLKKMAKKLGVELSEAVYAGGKLKTK; encoded by the coding sequence AGCCAACCCCTGTTCAGGAGCAGGCAGCCCAGCTGATCATGGACGGAAAGGATGTCATTGCAGAATCGCCGACAGGCACAGGGAAGACGCTGGCGTATGCGCTGCCGGTCTTGGAGCGGATCAAACCAGAGCAAAAGCATCCGCAGGCGGTGATTTTAGCGCCTTCCCGTGAGCTGGTCATGCAGATTTTTCAGGTGATTCAGGATTGGAAAGCGGGCTCAGAGCTGCGCGCGGCTTCCTTAATCGGCGGGGCGAATGTGAAGAAACAGGTCGAAAAGCTGAAGAAACATCCGCATATCATCGTCGGCACGCCAGGCAGGGTGTTTGAACTGATTAAAGCGAAGAAACTCAAAATGCATGAAGTGAAAACGATCGTGCTTGATGAAACGGATCAGCTCGTCCTGCCGGAGCATCGCGAAACGATGAAGCAAATCATTAAAACAACATTAAGAGACCGCCAGCTTCTATGTTTTTCTGCCACGCTCAAAAAGGAAACAGAGGACGTGCTCCGCGAATTGGCGCAAGAGCCTGAGGTGTTGAAGGTGCAGCGAAGCAAGGCGGAGGCAGGGAAAGTGAAGCATCAATACCTGATTTGCGACCAGCGCGACAAAGTGAAGCTGCTGCAAAAGCTGTCAAGGCTTGAAGGCATGCAGGCACTCGTATTTGTGAGAGACATTGGCAACCTGAGTGTATATGCGGAAAAACTGGCATATCACCACGTTGAACTCGGCGTTTTGCACAGTGAAGCGAAAAAAATGGAGCGAGCGAAAATCATTGCCACATTCGAAGACGGAGAGTTTCCTCTTTTATTGGCGACTGACATTGCCGCACGCGGTTTAGATATTGAAAACCTGCCATACGTGATTCATGCTGATATTCCAGATGAAGATGGCTATGTCCACAGATCAGGACGAACAGGCCGGGCCGGAAAAGAAGGCAACGTGCTGAGCCTTGTGACAAAATTGGAGGAATCTAAGCTGAAAAAAATGGCGAAGAAGCTTGGTGTTGAGCTGAGTGAAGCTGTGTATGCAGGCGGAAAACTGAAGACGAAATAA
- the yfmK gene encoding putative acetyltransferase (Evidence 3: Putative function from multiple computational evidences; Product type e: enzyme) — protein sequence MASIDRFQVMQEPELKILEHWFENEDTRRRMDGMLLLDEWYARVNKDKHDTVIMAYDGQLPAGMVVIEFGEERTYIGLIVNPLYRLKGYGKQILQKLMTEPDFTSVREWVACIEEDNRISLACFQAAGFTLEDTEPDEDGFLTLILRN from the coding sequence ATGGCTTCAATAGACAGGTTTCAAGTAATGCAGGAGCCAGAGCTGAAAATCCTTGAACACTGGTTTGAGAATGAGGATACCAGACGGAGAATGGATGGGATGCTGCTATTAGATGAGTGGTATGCACGAGTAAATAAAGATAAACACGATACTGTCATCATGGCGTATGATGGACAGCTGCCGGCAGGGATGGTCGTTATTGAGTTCGGAGAGGAGCGGACATATATTGGATTGATCGTCAATCCTTTGTACCGGCTTAAAGGGTATGGAAAACAGATACTGCAAAAGCTGATGACCGAACCTGATTTTACTAGCGTGCGAGAATGGGTGGCATGCATTGAAGAAGACAATCGAATCAGTTTAGCTTGCTTTCAAGCAGCAGGATTCACTTTAGAAGACACGGAACCTGATGAAGATGGTTTTCTTACGCTGATTCTTCGCAACTGA
- the yfmJ gene encoding putative oxidoreductase (Evidence 3: Putative function from multiple computational evidences; Product type e: enzyme), whose amino-acid sequence MTASQQQIQLARRPQGIPVHEDFRFETIPVPEPKQGEVLVKTLYVSVDPYMRGRMQDTKSYVEPFALDKALSGGVIAEVVSDGNHLKKGDIVIGNLSWQEFSAVSESALRKIDTSLAPASAYLGILGMTGLTAYFGLLDIGRPKEGETVVVSGAAGAVGSTVGQIAKIKGARVVGIAGSDEKIDYLKQELQFDEAINYKTADDIQKALQNACPDGVDVYFDNVGGPISDAVMNLLNEFARIPVCGAISSYNAESEADDMGPRVQSKLIKTKSLMQGFIVSDYSDRFSEGAKQLAEWLKAGKLHYEETITEGFENIPDAFLGLFKGENKGKQLIKVSDPS is encoded by the coding sequence ATGACAGCATCTCAGCAGCAAATTCAATTAGCAAGACGTCCACAAGGTATTCCTGTTCATGAAGACTTTCGCTTTGAAACCATTCCGGTTCCTGAACCCAAGCAAGGGGAAGTGCTTGTCAAAACGCTTTATGTATCGGTTGACCCTTATATGCGCGGCCGTATGCAGGATACGAAGTCATATGTTGAGCCGTTCGCCTTGGATAAAGCGCTTTCTGGAGGGGTTATCGCTGAAGTTGTGTCAGACGGGAATCATCTGAAAAAAGGCGATATCGTCATCGGAAATCTCAGCTGGCAGGAATTTTCCGCTGTGAGCGAGTCTGCCTTGCGAAAAATTGATACAAGCCTTGCTCCCGCTTCGGCCTATCTCGGCATTTTGGGAATGACCGGCTTAACAGCATACTTCGGATTGCTGGACATCGGACGCCCGAAGGAAGGCGAAACCGTGGTTGTCTCAGGAGCTGCCGGAGCCGTCGGTTCAACAGTCGGGCAAATTGCCAAAATCAAAGGCGCGCGAGTCGTCGGCATCGCGGGCTCTGATGAAAAAATCGACTATTTAAAACAGGAGCTTCAGTTTGACGAAGCCATCAATTACAAAACAGCGGATGATATCCAAAAAGCGCTTCAAAACGCTTGTCCTGACGGTGTCGATGTGTATTTTGACAATGTCGGCGGACCGATTTCAGACGCGGTGATGAATCTGCTCAATGAATTTGCCCGCATTCCGGTGTGCGGCGCCATTTCTTCCTATAACGCAGAAAGCGAAGCAGATGACATGGGCCCTCGTGTCCAATCAAAACTCATTAAAACGAAGTCGCTGATGCAAGGCTTTATCGTAAGCGACTACTCCGATCGTTTTTCTGAGGGAGCAAAACAGCTGGCAGAATGGCTGAAGGCTGGTAAACTCCATTACGAGGAAACCATCACAGAAGGCTTCGAAAACATTCCTGACGCGTTTCTCGGTTTATTTAAGGGAGAAAATAAAGGGAAACAGCTGATCAAGGTCAGTGATCCGAGCTGA
- the yfmI gene encoding putative efflux transporter (Evidence 3: Putative function from multiple computational evidences; PubMedId: 15849754, 16850406; Product type t: transporter) codes for MSKGYYSILFSQTTTNLGFSLYTMVVISFLFKMTNSTTIASMVTLISIIFRIFGSAILPLITIRLKLPLTIIISQLIQMLLLICLFYALLRTYSNQTLILVFIIISCISFFNGWFSPLKSAIIGEIISPDRRVKANGLLSTVDQTFQFVGWSLGGLIIAFLGEGYTIILTIFLLFTSLLSLLFCLPHGHANSVIREKNSPNKSIVSGWRYLFSQKKLRTIIIMDLIESWAGMIWIGSVSLAFVNEVLHKGESWWGFINGAYYLGSMIGGFIIYKLSERFQNKLINFMLIGAVSYGSLTLIYGFISNSYLALILVLFMGPAYILRDLTQETLIQNITTEQTRINIMSARSSLVQFIFMFSILAIGAISDFLGVRLVYVSAGILLLVSAIYGFSQLQFKKKVNKHISF; via the coding sequence ATGAGTAAAGGTTATTATTCTATTTTATTTAGCCAGACCACTACAAATTTAGGTTTTTCTCTATATACTATGGTAGTGATTTCGTTTTTGTTTAAAATGACCAATTCGACAACCATCGCCTCTATGGTGACATTAATAAGTATTATTTTTCGTATTTTTGGAAGTGCTATATTACCGTTAATAACAATTCGATTAAAACTGCCTCTTACAATAATTATTTCTCAATTGATACAAATGCTGTTATTAATATGTTTGTTCTATGCTTTATTAAGAACTTACTCTAATCAAACTCTCATTTTAGTCTTTATTATTATTAGCTGTATTTCCTTTTTTAATGGATGGTTCTCACCTTTAAAAAGTGCAATTATAGGGGAAATAATCTCTCCTGATAGAAGAGTAAAAGCAAATGGATTATTATCTACAGTGGACCAAACTTTTCAATTTGTAGGCTGGTCTTTAGGTGGTCTCATAATTGCATTTTTAGGTGAGGGATATACCATTATACTTACTATCTTTTTGTTGTTTACATCTCTTCTTTCTCTTTTATTTTGTCTACCACATGGCCACGCTAATTCTGTCATACGTGAAAAAAATTCTCCCAATAAGAGTATAGTAAGTGGTTGGCGGTATTTATTTAGCCAAAAGAAACTTAGAACAATTATTATTATGGATTTAATTGAGTCATGGGCAGGAATGATTTGGATAGGATCTGTCTCTTTAGCTTTCGTTAACGAAGTCTTGCATAAAGGAGAATCATGGTGGGGATTTATTAATGGAGCATATTATTTAGGTTCGATGATAGGGGGATTTATAATATATAAGCTGTCGGAGAGATTTCAAAATAAGTTAATTAATTTTATGTTAATTGGCGCTGTCTCATATGGAAGTTTAACTTTAATATATGGTTTTATAAGTAATTCATACTTAGCTCTAATTTTGGTTCTCTTTATGGGGCCGGCTTATATATTAAGAGATCTTACACAAGAAACACTTATTCAGAACATAACAACCGAGCAAACTCGAATTAATATAATGTCTGCAAGGTCTTCTTTAGTACAGTTCATTTTTATGTTTTCAATTCTGGCTATAGGGGCTATTTCAGATTTCCTTGGAGTTCGTTTAGTTTATGTTTCAGCAGGTATTCTTTTATTAGTGTCCGCAATATATGGATTTTCTCAATTACAATTCAAAAAAAAGGTAAATAAACATATAAGCTTTTAA
- the yfmG gene encoding putative enzyme (Evidence 3: Putative function from multiple computational evidences; Product type e: enzyme) — protein sequence MTLLMQDHKSIYNKDIEILIEVEELITSVPENKKNDFKSLIDNRIMTLLNKIQHPVAAENVFGMCIAYPNTYIRYRLIDFVEKWVPYFSAVETIINLTQDPDDLVSFKAMDVCANHKIEESVAYLSSIIDDVRESISYPKKPVGLGAQKVLSTLLDIFGVEKHEELVMLKNYFDQNGILPNNFDFEEKIPQSLIEEFEKTEEDGMILIPGGFFEFGLNENEIPDKTFNWKDAVPRQKVWLPPFFIDKYPVTNKDYDIFTEFIEENGHIFCHPNEPQNKQHRRNTYWDDRYLDNHPVTGIDFYDAFAYARYKGKELPTEFQWEKAARGEKGNVWPWGDKFDPAKVQYAGSLYNEPITSLKSWRENLLKAHADKELNHLTSDIFEQNGESPYGVCGMIGGTWEWTRSELKTKRAFHPIFENVPFNSVNSFAVLKGGSFFSHPGLMFPSFRAKDIPFCRHNEMGIRCVKNIPVYKIRESINGPITNKAIY from the coding sequence TTGACTCTATTAATGCAAGATCATAAATCAATTTACAATAAAGATATAGAAATATTAATTGAAGTTGAAGAACTTATTACTTCTGTTCCAGAAAATAAAAAAAATGATTTTAAGAGTTTAATCGATAATAGAATTATGACTCTACTAAATAAAATTCAACACCCTGTAGCAGCGGAAAATGTGTTTGGGATGTGTATTGCTTATCCGAATACTTACATAAGGTATAGATTAATTGATTTCGTTGAAAAATGGGTACCTTATTTCTCTGCTGTAGAAACTATAATCAATCTAACCCAGGATCCGGATGATTTAGTTTCTTTTAAAGCTATGGATGTCTGTGCAAATCATAAAATTGAAGAATCTGTAGCATATTTGTCTTCGATTATTGATGATGTCCGGGAGAGTATAAGCTACCCTAAAAAACCTGTGGGATTAGGGGCCCAAAAAGTATTAAGTACATTATTAGATATATTCGGTGTTGAAAAACATGAAGAGCTAGTAATGCTAAAAAATTATTTTGATCAAAATGGTATACTTCCTAATAACTTTGACTTTGAAGAAAAAATTCCTCAAAGTCTAATAGAGGAATTCGAAAAAACAGAAGAAGATGGGATGATTTTAATTCCGGGTGGCTTTTTTGAATTCGGTTTAAATGAAAATGAAATTCCTGACAAAACATTTAATTGGAAAGATGCTGTTCCTAGACAAAAAGTATGGTTACCTCCATTTTTTATCGATAAGTATCCTGTTACAAATAAAGATTATGATATCTTTACCGAGTTCATAGAGGAAAATGGGCATATATTCTGTCATCCTAATGAACCGCAGAATAAACAACATAGAAGAAATACATATTGGGATGATAGGTATTTAGATAATCATCCCGTTACAGGTATAGATTTTTATGATGCATTTGCTTACGCAAGATATAAGGGGAAAGAATTGCCAACCGAGTTTCAATGGGAAAAAGCTGCTCGAGGCGAAAAGGGTAATGTCTGGCCTTGGGGAGATAAATTTGATCCTGCAAAGGTTCAATATGCTGGAAGTCTTTATAATGAACCCATTACTTCTTTAAAGTCCTGGAGAGAAAATTTATTAAAAGCTCATGCTGATAAAGAATTAAATCATTTAACAAGTGATATTTTTGAACAAAATGGTGAAAGTCCCTATGGAGTATGCGGTATGATCGGCGGAACATGGGAGTGGACTAGAAGTGAGCTTAAAACAAAGAGAGCTTTCCACCCTATTTTTGAGAATGTACCATTTAATAGTGTTAACTCATTTGCCGTTCTTAAAGGAGGATCATTCTTCTCTCATCCAGGCTTAATGTTCCCTTCTTTTAGAGCAAAAGATATTCCTTTCTGTCGACACAATGAAATGGGGATTAGATGCGTAAAGAATATTCCAGTATATAAAATTAGAGAATCAATTAATGGGCCAATTACTAATAAAGCAATTTATTAA
- the fecF gene encoding iron-dicitrate ABC transporter (ATP-binding protein) (Evidence 1a: Function from experimental evidences in the studied strain; PubMedId: 16672620, 22194458; Product type t: transporter), producing the protein MGKLAADQLTLSYDSTVIIDGVDLKIEEGKITALIGANGCGKSTILKSLARLMAPKSGTVLLEGKDIHRQPSKEVAKKLAILPQSPQAPEGLTVEELCYFGRHPHKKLLSKHTQEDHDMVEWALEATGMIELKDRTLDALSGGQRQRAWISMALAQGTDLLLLDEPTTYLDISHQIEVLELLKKLNRDHGRTVVMVLHDLNQAAQYADYLISVLDGKIYNAGTPEDVFTQPFFREVFGLECCIMRSPIDQKPMCLPTGLCPKLRAK; encoded by the coding sequence ATGGGAAAACTGGCTGCAGACCAGCTCACTCTTTCATATGACAGTACAGTGATTATTGACGGAGTCGACTTAAAGATAGAAGAAGGAAAAATCACTGCGCTCATCGGCGCTAATGGCTGCGGTAAATCAACAATCCTCAAATCGCTCGCCAGGCTGATGGCCCCAAAAAGCGGTACAGTGCTACTAGAAGGAAAAGACATCCACCGCCAGCCATCAAAAGAAGTCGCAAAAAAACTGGCCATTCTTCCACAATCTCCTCAGGCTCCTGAAGGATTGACGGTAGAGGAATTATGCTATTTTGGCAGACATCCTCACAAAAAGCTGTTATCCAAGCATACCCAAGAGGATCATGACATGGTAGAGTGGGCGCTGGAAGCAACGGGCATGATTGAACTGAAGGATCGGACACTTGATGCCCTCTCAGGCGGCCAAAGACAAAGAGCCTGGATTTCCATGGCACTTGCGCAAGGCACTGATTTGCTTTTGCTTGATGAGCCGACCACGTATTTAGACATCTCACATCAGATTGAAGTGCTTGAACTGCTGAAAAAGCTGAACCGCGACCATGGCCGCACCGTTGTCATGGTGCTCCATGATTTAAACCAAGCCGCTCAATATGCTGACTATCTGATCAGTGTGCTGGACGGAAAAATATACAACGCCGGAACACCGGAAGATGTGTTCACCCAGCCATTTTTCCGTGAAGTCTTCGGCTTGGAATGCTGCATCATGAGAAGCCCGATCGACCAGAAGCCAATGTGCCTGCCGACGGGACTGTGCCCGAAATTACGGGCGAAATGA
- the fecE gene encoding iron-dicitrate ABC transporter (permease) (Evidence 1a: Function from experimental evidences in the studied strain; PubMedId: 15849754, 16672620, 16850406, 22194458; Product type t: transporter) — MKKTTRKQKRPLLAILILAVILIVLSVISIGIGALYISPDAVVTNLLGLDHSFEFIIQQYRLPRIILAILAGAGLAAAGAILQGVIRNPLASPDVVGISKGSGLAAMAVILIFPESPVYVLPFSAFAGAAIIAVLLLMIARKKSIQPSSLALSGIALGAVCHAGMQYMMVKFPGDVNAALIWLTGSLWGRNWEEVKLLAPWLLILFPIVCILIPKLDLMSLGDELAQGLGENANRLRFILIFTAVALAGSCVAVVGSIGFIGLLAPHIARRLTGEKAKYLLPASALIGAIILLIADTLGRGIMPPVEIPAGILTAVIGAPYFLYLLKFEARKQ; from the coding sequence ATGAAGAAAACAACCAGAAAACAAAAACGCCCCTTACTGGCGATACTCATATTGGCCGTGATTTTAATCGTTCTGTCCGTCATCAGCATTGGAATCGGTGCATTATACATTTCACCTGATGCGGTAGTGACGAATCTGCTGGGACTGGATCATTCCTTTGAATTTATCATCCAGCAATATCGCCTTCCCCGCATTATATTAGCGATTTTGGCAGGTGCTGGACTTGCCGCTGCCGGAGCGATTTTACAGGGTGTGATCCGAAATCCGCTCGCTTCCCCGGACGTTGTCGGCATTTCAAAAGGCTCCGGACTTGCGGCGATGGCTGTGATTCTCATCTTTCCTGAGTCGCCGGTATACGTGCTTCCGTTCTCCGCATTTGCCGGAGCCGCCATTATTGCTGTACTATTATTAATGATAGCCCGAAAAAAGAGCATTCAGCCCTCTTCACTGGCTTTATCAGGCATTGCTTTAGGCGCGGTCTGCCACGCCGGAATGCAATATATGATGGTCAAGTTTCCAGGCGACGTGAATGCTGCACTCATTTGGCTGACAGGAAGCCTCTGGGGAAGAAACTGGGAAGAAGTCAAGCTGCTTGCGCCATGGCTTTTGATTCTTTTTCCGATCGTCTGCATACTCATACCGAAGCTGGATCTTATGTCACTCGGGGATGAGCTTGCACAGGGTCTCGGAGAAAACGCAAACCGGCTGAGATTCATCCTGATTTTCACCGCGGTGGCGCTGGCGGGAAGCTGTGTAGCCGTCGTCGGCTCAATCGGTTTTATCGGCTTGCTTGCTCCGCATATCGCCAGACGGCTTACCGGAGAAAAAGCTAAATATTTACTGCCTGCATCGGCATTGATTGGTGCTATTATATTATTAATTGCAGATACGTTAGGGCGCGGCATCATGCCTCCGGTTGAAATACCTGCCGGAATACTGACAGCCGTGATCGGCGCGCCTTATTTCTTATATTTATTGAAATTCGAAGCGAGGAAACAGTAG
- the fecD gene encoding iron-dicitrate ABC transporter (permease) (Evidence 1a: Function from experimental evidences in the studied strain; PubMedId: 12354229, 15849754, 16672620, 16850406, 22194458; Product type t : transporter) yields the protein MYHSAKRRSSSRLMMFIIALIIFIFGLGLNLSVGASDISIIDSLKYLFVWDGSKEQLIISTLRLPRTLIGVFVGASLAVAGALMQAMTRNPLASPQIFGVNAGASLFVVASLVILPASPYSSVIFAFAGAAAGGAIVYMIASSGGMTPVKLALSGMAVHLFLSSMTQAIIILNESGEDVLYWMTGAIDGSNWQDVITIAPFSVIGIGLALVFSGSVSVLGLGDETAKGLGQNMNGIRILISLIILILSGASVAVAGPIGFVGLLVPHIVRKLIGEHYQYVLPFSALFGAILLVYADVLARWIAFPYESPVGIVTAIIGTPFFLYLARKGRNLK from the coding sequence TTGTATCATTCAGCCAAACGGCGCTCATCATCAAGACTGATGATGTTTATCATTGCACTGATTATTTTTATATTTGGGCTTGGGCTGAATCTTTCAGTAGGAGCCTCAGACATCAGCATCATAGATTCATTGAAATATCTTTTTGTATGGGACGGTTCAAAGGAACAGCTCATCATCTCTACTCTTCGCCTTCCCCGCACATTAATCGGCGTTTTTGTCGGCGCCAGCCTAGCTGTAGCAGGGGCGCTGATGCAGGCTATGACCAGAAATCCTCTGGCTTCACCCCAAATTTTCGGTGTGAATGCGGGTGCATCGCTTTTTGTTGTTGCTTCTCTCGTCATTCTGCCGGCATCGCCCTATTCATCTGTTATATTCGCTTTTGCGGGTGCGGCAGCAGGCGGCGCGATTGTGTATATGATTGCCTCATCCGGCGGAATGACGCCTGTCAAGCTGGCGCTGTCAGGAATGGCCGTGCACTTGTTCCTCTCCTCTATGACACAGGCCATCATTATTTTAAATGAGTCAGGTGAGGATGTTCTGTACTGGATGACAGGCGCAATCGACGGCAGCAACTGGCAGGACGTCATAACCATCGCTCCTTTTTCTGTCATTGGCATCGGGCTTGCCCTCGTATTTTCCGGTTCTGTTTCTGTTCTCGGTCTCGGAGACGAAACAGCAAAAGGGCTTGGACAAAATATGAACGGCATCAGGATTCTGATCAGTTTGATTATTTTAATTCTTTCCGGCGCTTCCGTAGCCGTCGCCGGGCCGATTGGCTTTGTCGGGCTGCTCGTCCCGCATATTGTCCGCAAGCTGATCGGAGAACATTATCAATACGTGCTTCCGTTTTCGGCACTGTTCGGTGCCATTTTGCTGGTGTACGCAGATGTTCTGGCCAGATGGATTGCATTTCCTTATGAATCACCGGTCGGCATTGTCACCGCGATTATCGGAACGCCGTTTTTCTTATATTTGGCAAGGAAAGGGCGAAACCTGAAATGA
- the fecC gene encoding iron-dicitrate ABC transporter (binding lipoprotein) (Evidence 1a: Function from experimental evidences in the studied strain; PubMedId: 12354229, 15849754, 16672620, 16850406, 22194458; Product type t : transporter): MRTYSNKLIAIMSVLLLACLIVSGCSSSQNNNGSGKSESKDSRVIHDEEGKTTVSGTPKRVVVLELSFLDAVHNLGITPVGIADDNKKDMIKKLVGSSIDYTSVGTRSEPNLEVISSLKPDLIIADAERHKNIYKQLKKIAPTIELKSREATYDETIDSFTTIAKALNKEDEGKEKLAEHKKVINDLKAELPKDENRNIVLGVARADSFQLHTSSSYDGEIFKMLGFTHAVKSDNAYQEVSLEQLSKIDPDILFISANEGKTIVDEWKTNPLWKNLKAVKNGQVYDADRDTWTRFRGIKSSETSAKDVLKKVYNK; encoded by the coding sequence ATGCGCACCTATTCTAACAAGTTGATTGCCATCATGAGTGTTTTATTGCTCGCCTGCCTCATTGTATCCGGCTGTTCATCAAGCCAGAATAACAACGGAAGCGGCAAAAGCGAGTCTAAGGATTCCAGAGTGATCCATGACGAAGAAGGAAAAACGACAGTAAGCGGCACACCTAAGCGGGTGGTTGTGCTTGAGCTTTCATTCTTGGATGCCGTTCACAATCTCGGCATTACGCCGGTGGGCATCGCAGATGACAACAAAAAAGATATGATTAAAAAGCTTGTCGGCAGCTCCATTGATTACACATCTGTAGGCACACGCAGCGAACCCAATCTTGAGGTCATCAGTTCCTTGAAGCCTGATTTAATCATCGCTGACGCTGAGCGCCATAAAAACATTTATAAACAGCTGAAAAAAATCGCCCCGACGATTGAATTAAAAAGCCGTGAAGCGACATATGACGAAACGATCGACAGCTTTACGACCATTGCTAAAGCATTAAATAAAGAAGATGAAGGAAAAGAAAAGCTTGCCGAGCACAAAAAAGTCATCAACGATCTAAAAGCCGAACTTCCGAAAGATGAAAACCGCAACATCGTTCTCGGCGTTGCAAGAGCGGATTCCTTCCAGCTTCATACATCATCATCCTATGACGGAGAAATCTTTAAAATGCTAGGCTTTACACACGCTGTGAAGTCAGATAACGCCTATCAAGAGGTCAGCCTTGAGCAATTGAGCAAAATCGATCCTGATATTTTGTTCATCTCAGCCAACGAAGGCAAAACCATTGTAGATGAGTGGAAAACGAACCCGCTCTGGAAAAATCTCAAAGCGGTGAAAAATGGACAAGTCTATGATGCGGACCGTGACACTTGGACAAGATTCAGAGGCATCAAGTCTAGTGAAACAAGCGCCAAAGATGTGCTTAAAAAAGTGTATAATAAATAG
- the yfmB gene encoding hypothetical protein (Evidence 4: Unknown function but conserved in other organisms; PubMedId: 25651892), with protein MQYFSPEQQYNAWIVSDLVKQIFHKRAGCSPGIHELAVFAEEHFHIDIDFVFSIIMNIGDIEFALTDEIEKKLSGYLSTLLPYVTADMFETSKANAHAFLSRRHGNAAYHLFVSDDAFMRKQ; from the coding sequence ATGCAATACTTTTCACCAGAACAGCAATACAATGCTTGGATTGTGAGTGATTTAGTCAAACAGATTTTCCATAAGCGTGCCGGATGTTCACCAGGAATTCACGAGCTTGCGGTTTTTGCCGAGGAACATTTTCATATCGATATCGACTTTGTTTTCTCGATTATCATGAATATCGGCGACATTGAATTTGCACTAACAGATGAAATAGAAAAGAAATTGTCCGGTTATCTCAGCACTCTCCTTCCTTATGTCACTGCTGATATGTTCGAAACCTCTAAAGCCAACGCCCATGCGTTTTTGTCTCGAAGACACGGTAACGCTGCATACCACTTATTTGTGTCTGATGATGCTTTCATGAGAAAGCAGTAA